CTGCTGGGGGCAGTCATCGAATTGGCGCAAATGACAGGCATTGCGACTCCAGCACTGAAACTGGTGTATGATCTTGCACGGTTCCGCGTCCAGGTGGCATAGCGCGGGATCATCGGAGAGGCACAGGAGGCAGTGACGACATGAGACTCGACAATGAACGGCCCAGCGACAATATCGAGGATCGCCGCGGCCAAGGCGGCGGCTTCGGCTTCCCGCGTGGCGGTGGCGGCGGCTTCCAGATACCGATGGGCGGCGGCGGACGCGGCCTCAGCCTCCAGACCATCATATTGCTGGTGGCAGTCTATCTGATCGCGAAATTCGTCTTCGGCGTGGATCTCCTCCAGATGTTCACCGGGGGAGACCAGGTGCAGCCGCCTGGCCAGCAGCAGAGCGAGACGCAGCAGCCCTCCGGCGGACAATCCACCAGTCAGACCCAGCAGCAGCAGTCTTCCGGCCAGGCCCAGGTCGACGTGACGGGTGACGCCGGCAAGGATTTCGTTGCTCGCGTCCTCGGCTCGACCGAACGCGTCTGGACCCAGAAGTTCCAGGAGATCGGCCGTCAATATCAGAAGCCGACCCTCGTCCTGTTCAACGGCTTCGTGCAGTCGGCTTGCGGCATGGCGCAGTCGGCCATGGGGCCGTTCTATTGCCCGGGCGACAACAAGGTCTATATCGACCTCTCCTTCTATCAGGACATGAAGAACAAGCTCGGCGCGCCCGGTGATTTCGCCCAGGCCTATGTAATCGCGCACGAGGTAGGCCACCACGTCCAGAACCAGCTCGGCATCGCCGCCAAGGTCACCGAGGCGCGCATGCAGGCTTCGGAAGCCGAGGCCAATGCCCTGTCGGTCCGCATGGAGCTGCAGGCCGATTGCTTCGCCGGCATTTGGGCCAAGACCGCCAATGACAAGAATAAAATTCTCGAGGAAGGCGATGTCGAGGAAGGCCTG
This genomic stretch from Nordella sp. HKS 07 harbors:
- a CDS encoding neutral zinc metallopeptidase; its protein translation is MRLDNERPSDNIEDRRGQGGGFGFPRGGGGGFQIPMGGGGRGLSLQTIILLVAVYLIAKFVFGVDLLQMFTGGDQVQPPGQQQSETQQPSGGQSTSQTQQQQSSGQAQVDVTGDAGKDFVARVLGSTERVWTQKFQEIGRQYQKPTLVLFNGFVQSACGMAQSAMGPFYCPGDNKVYIDLSFYQDMKNKLGAPGDFAQAYVIAHEVGHHVQNQLGIAAKVTEARMQASEAEANALSVRMELQADCFAGIWAKTANDKNKILEEGDVEEGLNAASAIGDDRLQRRSQGYVVPESFTHGTSEQRVRWFKRGLETGDMKSCDTFATDQI